The DNA window TTcttaaatatgattttattattaaagaattgaTTGACGACGAGTCATTGACAGCGATACTACAACTACTACAACACGATCGCAATGAACGAGGTGCCGGAAAAAATAGGCTTTGGTTAGAAGCAAAATTGTATGCGTGTTGGTTATGGCTATGAGACGGagcttcctttttttttacctaaaaTGCGGCGGTAAACCTTACTACACAGAACATCGGTAAGTTAAATTcatgaaaaagatttttatatttatatggtacaatatataatttttagaatttttaaaaagataatcaCGTACGTTCCAATTTACGACGAGAATAAATAagttcatattttaatttatttccgattcgtaatttttatactgtttCGAATGCTGTAACAAGGCAGATAATTCATTTTCCTCGCTTAATCGCGTGGTCGATGATATTTCTTTTGAGGATTTGCTGAGAACTGTGTATTCTCTGAAAATAAagtttgtataataattaaatattaaataaagcagaGGAAAGACTCACGAAAGTTGTAGCTGCAATGCAGACAGAATTGATTCTGCCTTTGGCAAATGCACAGGCTTTATGTCATAAATCTTTAGATGAGCGTAAACGGGAATctttaagtaaatataataatatataatttttatatataacaatacACATCTAACATATCGAATACATATCGAAAATACATATTGCTTACATGCAGCAAAGATGTATCCAGAGTTGTCGACGGTATACAATTTGTCGGCAAATCAAGAAGTTGATAATGGTAACCAAGTATCGGGGATTGTAACTGTTTAccaaagaataaattatacttGTCGAGTTTCTCCTCTGATTCGGATTGATTTGTAAGCGAAGCATCTTGAATTTCCACTATTTCCTTGCTGGAAATATCCGTATCTACAATCGCGATTGCAGtacttgataataaattactcTCAAAGCGATACgtattatttcgatttttaaatataaaattgttacttTACCGGAGTGTTTCATAATACAAatgattattcttttaaaatattgtaaaaataattttttaactgaaTTAGTTTACGATCCGAACTCGCATTGCGAGTGTTGCGACACTAAATCGTTTGATCGATAATGCTTCGTTACCTTCTCAACGTGCGCTATTTAAAacttacatatataaatagggaaagtattataattaaaaaatgcaattaattacagcattaatatatttattaatattagttaTGAGAcgcaaatgttttttaaaaacgtcATAGCAACCGAAGTTGCATTGCTGCATATTTTGACATCGCAATAGGTCTCATGCTTTACGCAGTTTTATTAAGCTCTTTGGATGAAACTAAGGTGGAAAGGAACACTAGTGTAGACATCAGGTACGCCCTGTGCACAAGGAGCAACCCAGGAAGTAATACCAATTTGCACGCCGTTGCTGATAAGCGGGCCACCGCTGTCACCCTGGAAATGCAgatagtttttattaattcaccATATAATATCATGTCTTTTTAACAACTGGCGAAATAATCATCGTGTTGATCGAAAAGATTTGACcgacagattttcaaatttaccTGGCAAGCACCAATTCCGGCGCGATTCAGTGTACACAAGTGAGAGCCGGTTAAGGGCATACCACG is part of the Cardiocondyla obscurior isolate alpha-2009 linkage group LG14, Cobs3.1, whole genome shotgun sequence genome and encodes:
- the LOC139108281 gene encoding WD repeat-containing protein on Y chromosome — encoded protein: MKHSDTDISSKEIVEIQDASLTNQSESEEKLDKYNLFFGKQLQSPILGYHYQLLDLPTNCIPSTTLDTSLLHIPVYAHLKIYDIKPVHLPKAESILSALQLQLSEYTVLSKSSKEISSTTRLSEENELSALLQHSKQYKNYESEIN